TGTTGCCATACTTGTACCAGACAGTAGTGCAAAATTGTATCCTAAATAATTTGCCAGGGTAATAGGAGTTTGAATCTAGTCATTGTAGTTACATAATTTAACAACAAATTATTGCTTAATTATTACCTGTTAGTAGTGGATCTAAGGCACTTATAGGGCTCCAGGCTGCCCATATTTGGTGTCCTGGGGCAAGAATATCTGGCTTCAGCACATCAGCAAGATTCTTGTTAATGTCAATAAAATCTGGTCCCCTGGAAGAGAATCTACTAACAAGAGGAGCTCTACCCCCAAAAGCTGCAACTCTGCCCTCTCCTATAGCTGCCCGTGCGCGAATGTCAGTCACAAATCCTCTCTTATCCCTGTGAATTTGTTGCTCGTAGTAGTGTGATATAATCTACATATTTAATTAGATATTATTACTTTTCTTAAGATTCTGACAATAATTGCTGTTTCTGATGTAACTTGATACCTGTGCATCAGCAACTTTTGGGATCATAATGCCTGAAACTGAAAAAGCAACAGGTTCTGCAATGAAATCGCCATAGTTTGGGTTTGCAACTAGAGCAAAACCCTTAAATCCTAAAGCTCTTGCTGTGTTAATTATGGAAGTTATGGTGGATGTGTCATTGTAGAAGCCAGCTGAGAAAGTACAGATGACAATACTACCAAGCACTACATTGGGGTCCAATGATTCTGGACACTGGCATTCTTCAATGCACTGTGGACTCCTTGGGAACGTCCCATTTGCCTTGACTGCGTCCTGAGCCAACACCAGCTTATGCAGAAAGAGCCCACCTCTAAAAGTTGGTGCTGAATAAGAATTATTCAAGGATTTATACTATACCTAATTCCAGCAATTACATATGAAACATCTAATACATGGATGATTGGAAATTTGAAACTTGAGATTACCTGACAAACCCTCACCTCCAACTTTTTGACCATTTCCAAAAAGAAGTGAACCAGGAAAGTTTCTATCTGTGCTGCAAGCAGCCACTCCTACAGCCCAAGGGCTGTAAGACACAACAGTCGAAAGAGCAGGCCCATTGTTACCAGCAGCCTGCACTACGAAAACTCCAGCTCGTTGTGCAAATAACATGAATACATCAAACACACTTAAGAATGTGAGAGTATCTTCTGGTGGTTCATCTGGTCCAACAGAGAGTGTTAATATGTCCACTCCATCCATTATTGCCTGACAAGAAGAAGCCAACTGGTTAGTTTCTATGTTTTTGAAATATTCTAATTTCCAGGAAATGATCTTGTTAAGCCAATATTGCATGCACTTTTCAGCGAGAGGAATGAAGAATATGGTATCCATAGAaaaacttcaaaaaaaaaaaaacttcaaaaaaaaaaaaacatcaatgcttaattaatttgattacttGATCCATTGCTGCAACCACATCTGTCATGGTTCCCACTGTTGGATACACAGCCTTGTAAACAGCAATTCTGTTGCCAAAACATAAAATATTATATCTTGAATTCTTGACGGAATTTAATTTGCTAGACACATCATTCTAATCCCACTCCACACAATACAAAGAGCATACCGAGCACGTGGTGCCATCCCACTAGCTTGTCCGTAGTAGAAGCCATTAGTCACCACTGGTACCCCAGCATTTCCAGCAGCAGTAGAAGCCACATGACTAAACAAATCACACTCAATTCTctgttaattcttttttttttttttttttttttagttaagacACTAAAACACATACACACACATATCGGGAGCATATACCTGCCATGTCCAACGGCATCTACGGGCGAGAGAAAGTCCATTGGAGTGAGAGTAGCTACTGCTTGAGCACCAGCTGAGAAGAACCTAGCTGAAACTATCTTCCCATTGCAAGAACTAGGTGGGAATCTAGGACCCGTCTCGCAAGCACCAGAAAAATGAGAAACATTTGATGTAAAAGGATTGAGGGGATCATTAGCAAAACTTGGATGCAGTGGATTGATGCCTGTGTCAACAAAACCAATAACAATCCCTTCGCCTGCATTTTTGTCTCCACCTTCTTGTGTCCACACTCCTTGGGGTAACCCTAGGAATTGAGGAGTGTATGTAGTCATTAGTTTGGCTCCTCTATCTCTCTCCACCATCTTTACTCCAGGAGCACCTTTGAGTTTTTCAGCCTGCAATTTCGTAATAACCAAGAAACTAACAATTTCCTCCTTTAAACTTATTTTCTACATTGATTTGTAATTAACGAAAAAATATAGAAGCTTAAGCAGCTGGGCCTGGGCATTTATAGAACCTGAGAAGGAGTGATATGAACAGCGAAGCCATTAACTATGTGTTTGAAGCTGTAGAGCTTCCTGTAGCTTCCGATTTCTAGGGTTGTTTGCAGAAGTTGGTCATGTGAATCAAGCAAGCGCTTTGCATGAGCTTGAGAAATTTCACTATCCAATCATACAAAGAATTTATGAAGTCAGTTACCAATGAAACATTTAATATCATTATGTGATAATAAGAAACCTAAACCCTGCAGGCAGCCCAAATGAgagattccatcactacttcacaGCCTTCCGTTGCTAACCTAAAAATGGATCTTAGTCGCTTTCCCTAAAGAAGAGGATGCACGGGGTGATACCTGTTCAGTTCAAGTTTTCTGGGATCATGAAATGCAACTGGCTCTCCTTCCATTAACACCAAGTACACCGATCGTTCTTCTGCAAAACAAGCAACACAAATTACGAAGACTAGAATCAGTGCATGTCTTGCCATGATTCCAGAGGAATAGATGTGAACTGGTGAGGTTATTAGGCTTATATTTCATACCCCAATCCCATGCAAACAAGAACGTTGAGAGTTGAGACACATGGTCAATGTGAATAAAGCTGTTACTGCAAGTTATTTACAAATAAAAGCAGCCCACCGTTACTATTCCTTGTAGCTTACACTTGACATATATATTGGGACATGCCATCCTTGCCATCACACTCAACATGCCAAAACCATAATCTACCGTAATCAATTTTGACATTCTGGTAAATCAAAAAATTGACATTTTTGTACCCCTCTATTGAACATGTCACTCCAATCCATTGTTGAATTCGACCTTTTAGTTCACATAAAGGTAGTAAAAGGCAATCAAATTTTAGGACTACCATGTTCAATGGGGAATTTCTTTTATACGTGTAATTCTTGCTTAAAAGtgggagaaaaaaaaatataataataataattttggcAAACAAAATAGGAATATATTCAGCATCAAGCATCAAATGCAGTGGCTGTCAATCAGTCCTACCAGACCACCATTTTTTGTTGGTAATAGGTCAAATCTGTCGGAGGGTACAGTTTATTCATATATACAACAGCTCACTGTCTCAGGATTCAAATTGATGACAGTACATATCCCCAGTGATCAGGCAGTTTTGTACATCCTCTCTTCGGTTAACTCTGAAATATAGTATTGGAGTAGGTCGAAAATTTTTACCCTGCCAGTGAATTTAACAGAAAAACCCAGCAGAGTCCACAATCTCCCACTCACTTCTGTATGGGGAAAGTAACACAATGGACGGTTTGTCCTTCTCAGTCTTGTGCAAAACAGTCTACCCGTATGAACTATACAAAGAAGCAAAGTTGCCCTCCAACCTCAAACTCATAATTTGCAACAAACTTCTCAGACATGGGCAATGCATACATCATATGATTCTGGCGTTAAACATCATCATTCTCATATGAGAGACTGGTGTAAACAGATAGTGAGTTACTATAATAGATTACACACAGTGAataccagaaaaaaaaaaagtccccAAAAATTAGGTTCAACATCTGAGCCATGAGCAAAATGAAACTTCTTTTCTGGATAGATCGGTGACAGAATTATGTCCTAAACCTAGCATAGCTACATATACCACAAGATAATCACATAAATTACTGATGGCCTATAGTTTGGACAAAGCACACCATTGTTTTCAGCACTATACATTCCACACGACAACATTATAAAGCTACATCTGCAAGAGCAGCCTCATCTCcccatgcattttgttaatctcCCACCTGCATTCTATCTCTTCCGTCGCTTGGTCTCTAACTGCAATTAAAGAGCATAGGGTAAAAGAAAAAAGTCAATGCTAAACTCCCAAATGACCAACAAATGGTGGACAGAATGGTTTAAGTAAAACATAAATATGGATACAAAAGGATACTACAAATCTGAAATACATTAAAATCAGACAGGTGAAATCCTGACAGTCATCTTTCATGAACACACATTCCATGAATCAATTTATACACACACATGGAATGTATTTACATATTTTGTAAACACTCTGCTGTGTGCATTCAAAGCAAAAATATGAATAATGCTTGAAAGAGCAACACTGCTAACAGAAAGGATGAACAAAAATGGCTGGTCCACACAGAACCATGGCACAAAGTCATCAGGCAAATGAAATAGAAGTAATAAAATAACAGCCATTGCAATGAAAGATGGGATACACAAAGACACTAACTATTAATCATATCCAGCCATAAGGCATTCCTAAAATGCTTTGGGACAAGAACAATGGAAAAAATACATCAGCAGATACCTTAAGTGAAAACAAAATCCTATTTGAAAtgaaatccatttcattcaaacacTCTCATGGAAAAACTCATATTTTCAACAGTTTCAAGCTTGTGATCCCTCAATGAAAGGAAAACTAGAGCACAACCGAGAAGCAACAAAATCAAAACACAATGAACAATGTGGATTCAGATCCATAAATAATGGTCCAAATGAGCTCATTCTAAAAGTATGGATCCAAACACATTATCAACTACTCTGGATTTCACGGGGGAAAAGCAGCTACAGAATTGAACTGAAGAATCTGTGTCTAACTACTTCTGGCATTTGCACAACTGCAGCATAATGTACTACAACACAATAGTTAgtcttaaaaatgaagaaaaaacaattaaatgaagatGACACATTTTGCACCGCCAAATTTATGATCTTCAATAGCACCAGTTTGCTGCTCCTTATGAGAAATATAATCTTTATTATATCCCCTGGAAAAActtgataatttaattttatttccaAAGGAATAAAAATTCAGTTAGGATCACATATAGACAATATCATCTGTGTTGTTGCAAATAGAATGAAACACAAAGTAACCAAAGAGAGTCTAACTTAGTACTCTTTTACCTGTTAAATCCCAACAAGAGGCATAAAGATCATCCCAGGGAACCAGCACATAATTCATCAAGCATATAGAGATGACATAAATAACAGGCAACAAACCCATATTTTTGTATGATGTGAAACTGGACCTAAAAACATCTCACCTTGCCATCGGCTGCCGGTGACGAAGAAAATCCATTCTGTGATCTTTTGATATCATCATCTGATCCACATTCAGAACAAACAAAGTGATCTAACTTCTTTGCTTCTTCAATGGTCATGCCCACACAAGCAGGATGATACCTACAAAGAACAAGCAAAGGAACCATGAGTCATTAATTATATTGACAGTTGTTTAGAAGTTCCTATATTGACAGTTGTTTAGAAGTTCACATAGAGAAACTGGAGATAAACCTGAGCAATCTGACGTTAAAAAAAATGCTcatcttaaatagaaaataatttcatatcatgAAAAAAATAAAGAGCAGTCTTGGCATACAGTATGAGATCAACATACAATTTTATGGGCCAAATGACAAAAAATAATAGGGGGAAGATAAGTCTGTTCATCAATCTATCTCAGAATACTGGACAacaatacaaataaaaataattgacttCTAATGAATAATACATAAGTTGTTTTAATACTCTGTTCTTATTAGAAAGGATCGTTTCTTCTTAATCATTGGGCGTCGCTTTTCTTTTGTCTAAAATTCATAAACCGGCTACCGTTTGCATTGTATGGACCCCTATAGATAACTCAATGCTAAAAATTCGTGCTTTTTGAAAAATCCTTCTTCTTTCGTGAACACACATTTGGAAAAAGACCCGTATTCATTCTTCTGGAATTCATTGAACTAAACATTTTATACTCGTAACTCAAGAAGTAAATTACTTTGAAAAATGGACGAAAGAAACTCTTAATCTTTAACCCTTTAAACGAAAAGGAATAAACTTTACCAGTCCTTGCAACCTTCGCATTGCACCATAAGATCATCCGGGTTATATGGCATCTCGCATTTACAATACCTTCAAGAAAACAAAAGCCAAAACCGATTAAATCTTAATCAACAATAGACCGACGAAAGAAGCCAAGTTGAAGAAACCGAAAAAAAATAGAGTAAGACTCACACAGCAACGCGGTCAGGCGTGAAGCCTCCCGTAGCAGCCTTGTACTCAAACCTACAATAATAATCCTCAGCCCCAACATTCTCAAGCTTGGTATAATTCTTAAAAGAGTGAACTGTACACTTCCCTTCAATAGTGTGAGCACTCTGCACATCGTAATGGTCAGATAAGAAGAGCTCCTTGGCACCGTGAAACTGCCTGCGGCCACCAAGCGCCTCCTCGGGCCGATAGTACCACCTCACCCTTACCTTCACATTGTTTCTGCTATCCGCCTCGATTCCCTCAATTTTCGCCACGTATGGCGGCTTTCCGGTGTCCGATGGTCTCATCAACACGCAATCCCCCACTGCCAAACAGCAGCAGCACCAAAGCATTAAAAAGGCAAGCATTTGAAAAGTACATATACATACCCATATACAGATATACGCATACGTGTATGTATAGCGCATGCATACATGTATCTATACAGGTACCTTTGACGACTTTGTTGGTGCCGCGAATGGTGGAGGAGTCGAGCTCTCTTTTGCCGTGTTTGGGCTTGGAGATGAGGCCTGGTCTGGTTTTGGCCATGGAAGTGATAGGCTTGGCTGGGGTAATGTGAGATTTGAAGAAAGTAAATTTGGGGAAGATTTGTACGATGGAGGGAGAGGAACCCTAGGACCTAGCTTCTGCTTCTCATGGAGGAGGGATGAGAGAGAAGACACAGGGAACTGTGCGTGAGACTGTGCCTTGACCTTGCTTCCTGATGTGGCTTTTCCTTTTAGCTcaaatttaaacaattattaaatGTTTTGCCACTTGCTGCTTGGTGGGTAGGTAGGTATTAGTATTTTTTATATGCAgtcaatgatttttttttttaattaaattaaatttttttaaaaaaatatatattgagagaattaaaatgataaattttaatatttgaaaataaaaaaagcaGTAATTGTTTGTTTTAATTCATCTgctttggattaattaattaataaatattgagATTGAAACATATTATCGAGTAAAAACAATATTACATTTCCATATATTAGTATTAACACAAACAACGCATAATAAACAAAATTTTAAGATACAATatgctttctttttttctttatctGTATTTCCTTGCCAAGCTGCTACAATCTGTTCTCCGCCTTAGATTAAAAAAATCTTTTTGCGACTTCCCGTCTCATTCTCTTCAACTTTTCAGTTTCCATTTCATCACAATTATCTTAGTTTCTCTTATTAAACCATTTCGTGATTAATTTTAGGaagtattataataaaaaattaccatatgacaatttttcattttttcttcattaaaatatattaatatagaaCATTATCAGTAAATAATAAACACGCTGATGTAGAATAGAAATGTGCTGACATAAAAGAGAAATTTGTCGATatataattttagaaaatattatAAAAAGTTATCTCCTGAtgatttttcattttctcttcattaaGATGTGCTGGCGTATAACACTATTAGCAAATGACAAATATgctaacataaaataaaaatgtgttgaacataaaaaaaaaatgttgataTGTAATTTTaggaaatattataaaaaaattacctTATGATGATTTTTCATTTTCTCTATATTAAAACATATTGATGTAGAATACTATTAGCAAATGACAAATATGCTGACGAGAATAGAAATGTGCTGACATAAAAGAAAAATCTATTAATATGTAATTTTaggaaatattataaaaaaattatcttgTGACAATTTTCCATTTTCTCTCCATTAAAACACGTTGACGTAGAACTTTGTCAATAAATGATAAACATGCTGACATAAAATAGAAATATGTTgacgtaaaaaaaaaaatctgctgATATGTAACTTaggaaatattataaaaaattattttgcgacgattttccattttcttttcatcAAAACATGCTAATGTAGAACACTGTCAGCAAATGATAAACATGCTGATGTAGAATAGAAATATGCTGACGTAAAAGAGAAATCAGCTGATATGTAATTTTAGGAaacattataaaaaaattaccTTGTGATgattttccattttctctctatTAAAATATGCTAATGTAGAACACTGTCAACAAATGATAAACATGCTAATGTAGAACAGAAATGTACTGACGTAAAAGAGAAATCTGTTGATATgtaattttagaaaatattataaaaaattacctTGTGATGATTttccattttctctccatttaaaCATGCTGACATAAAACACTATTAGCAAATGACAAACATGCTGACGTATAATAGAAATATGCTGACATAAAAGAGAAATCTGCtgatataaaataaaatgtgGAAACCACAAAAAGTACATTATGGTTTCCCTCATTTTCACTTTAGGGTCCGTGGCTTATTTTGTGATAAAATGACACCCTAAAGTTTTGCATAATTTGCAAATCAAGTGAATTATTTAACTCCTAAAAACAGCCGGAATCTAAGTTTATTTACTTTCGGAATGCCATAATGTCACGACCTGAACCCACAGGCCGAACCGGCGGTAGGACCTGGATCGGCATAAAGTCTtcaaggcccatagtaagccttactaaTCTCACATTCATAATCAGGGCCTAAAATTGAGGCCCATCAtgtaaataaaattagataaaatgttatattatatttttattcgggtcaacccaactcgataactattaaaatttaaagtcatgggagcccagctcaaacctgaatcaatcaattataaactatataaatatcataaaaattttatttattgatatcaaaaatttaaattaatatagtcTCCAATAAGGCCCATCCTACTGCTAACATATGCGGAGttatagatttcaaatttagaaaataataaaataaataaataactgatgttaaacctgcgaggaagaaagcatgTTACTCTGAAAAGAAACTCATCATATAGCttggaaaaatagggtgaacatgagtgagcattcgactcatagagtaaaatatttattttgtatacaatctttataactatctaattctaatgtaTCCTTGaaaatgaaatgcatcatcttcatacgagtcatacaaatcatattaaatcacatcaaagataatctggagcactcacgcacccgtgtcaaatccatactcactcatacatatatggggagctgatcCGCCTACCTAACTCTCTTAATCTAAggcctgccagcgagatcaactcgagctggactttcgcttaataatccatatgcaagggtcagtgagatcaactcaaagccgtactcatcTTGACTTCCTCAAAAAGGACTGggccccaagcgagactagctcaagccgatttgcccgtcctacccatatccatatacaccaCATACACACTCACTCACACATACAGTTccagattatcaaaacacagcaaccaaagtaatatcatcaagtataaatgcaaagtaaggcatgcctaatatttaactgcATAAATATAAGtctaagtgatgcatgagcatgccaaaaatacagtaatattaaaattataaataaaataaatatcaacTCACAGTACACCGGGGGCTATAGTGGTTGCTGGATGGAAGAAAATAGTTTACCTCAATCACctagataattatattatatatttattagtactaattcaAAATAAGACTCCAAAGAGACAACAGACAGCATAATTCATGCCAAAAATTCAACAGAGTTTTTCCTATAcatagaacctacccaacctgcaaaatggtttaaaaaacacttctaaactctgcccatatctcatcatcattatatagcccctcctgggccctccaaaccaagcaataatcacaacatcagacaattcaattataagactttaaaactaatatttttcaaaaactatccaaattaactttaaaaattctataaatttaCCCCACGGTCTTTAacaatattataaaactattacaaaatgaatcataattttctaatcatccatgaatattttatgaattttattctaagccTAGTAtgaggcaaaaattgagtaaCTTAGAGTTCGGATTTACCTATACAAAATTTGACACCTGGAATGCGTCCAGAACATCTAAAAATgttaggattgactataatactGACCACATTTCGAGACAAGCCGTCGAATAGCCGGATCTGGCCGAAAATGCGGTCCCGACACTAATGAGCTACCATCgatccgatcgcacctaaattacatcaaaaaattattaataattatcataaaaattatttttgatttttgagaataaaaaaaGCTTAAAATTCTCACCAAGCGATTTAGACCGTCCGATGATTGCCTCTTTCAAACGGTGTCCAATCGGAGCGGAACCGGTCATATTTCAAAGATTTCGTCGCCCTGAGTCCATTGGTGGCCTAGGATTTTAGATCCGACGGTCGGATAGGCCGAAAACTTTCTGGAAAGCCCGCTTTCcaaatttctctctcctctttctctctcttcaacTTGCAAGAAAAACTCTATTATTGCTGGTGAAGGAGGTCCCAAAGGGATGCCTGACCCATGTTGCCACCGCTTGCAGGCTTCTCAGTGTCGCAAACTACCGAAAAACAGTCTGGAAGTCCGCCCCACGTCGCGCGCCTTTGGGTGGTGGTTCGAGCTCCTCGCGCGTTGCTGTTGCTCTTCTGACCGGTGTTTATGGCTTCCAAGCATTGTCGGTTGTGCTGGAGCTGGTGGATATCTTGTCGGCCACGGGGGTTCTCCAGGAAAGGGAAgaatgagggagagagagagagagaggggaagagaagggggagggggggggggggggagaggagAGGGGGGGCAACCGgaaaaaaaatctagggttttttttttacttttaatttcacTTTCAGTCCTTGAACTTTTTACATGTTTACAATTAGAtccaattttcttttattatgatttaatttaataaaactttagtaataaaattaaatatacccTAAAGaaacttaattatt
The Hevea brasiliensis isolate MT/VB/25A 57/8 chromosome 18, ASM3005281v1, whole genome shotgun sequence genome window above contains:
- the LOC110668697 gene encoding subtilisin-like protease SBT2.4; amino-acid sequence: MARHALILVFVICVACFAEERSVYLVLMEGEPVAFHDPRKLELNSEISQAHAKRLLDSHDQLLQTTLEIGSYRKLYSFKHIVNGFAVHITPSQAEKLKGAPGVKMVERDRGAKLMTTYTPQFLGLPQGVWTQEGGDKNAGEGIVIGFVDTGINPLHPSFANDPLNPFTSNVSHFSGACETGPRFPPSSCNGKIVSARFFSAGAQAVATLTPMDFLSPVDAVGHGSHVASTAAGNAGVPVVTNGFYYGQASGMAPRARIAVYKAVYPTVGTMTDVVAAMDQAIMDGVDILTLSVGPDEPPEDTLTFLSVFDVFMLFAQRAGVFVVQAAGNNGPALSTVVSYSPWAVGVAACSTDRNFPGSLLFGNGQKVGGEGLSAPTFRGGLFLHKLVLAQDAVKANGTFPRSPQCIEECQCPESLDPNVVLGSIVICTFSAGFYNDTSTITSIINTARALGFKGFALVANPNYGDFIAEPVAFSVSGIMIPKVADAQIISHYYEQQIHRDKRGFVTDIRARAAIGEGRVAAFGGRAPLVSRFSSRGPDFIDINKNLADVLKPDILAPGHQIWAAWSPISALDPLLTGYNFALLSGTSMATPHVVGIAALIKQLNPLWTPSTISSALSTTATKYDNYGELVLAEGYDINSFYPSTHFDLGAGLVNPIHAIDPGLVFTSEFEDYISFLCSLPNINPTTIKIATGQQCNQPLSHPANLNLPSVTISALRGSLKVQRSVKNVGSKPETYLCSVISPNGTIVNLSPTWFAIAPQGTQNIDIQFRVTQARDVFSFGEIVLTGSLNHIVRIPLSILPVSVS
- the LOC110668711 gene encoding chromatin remodeling protein EBS, whose protein sequence is MAKTRPGLISKPKHGKRELDSSTIRGTNKVVKVGDCVLMRPSDTGKPPYVAKIEGIEADSRNNVKVRVRWYYRPEEALGGRRQFHGAKELFLSDHYDVQSAHTIEGKCTVHSFKNYTKLENVGAEDYYCRFEYKAATGGFTPDRVAVYCKCEMPYNPDDLMVQCEGCKDWYHPACVGMTIEEAKKLDHFVCSECGSDDDIKRSQNGFSSSPAADGKLETKRRKR